The Sandaracinus amylolyticus genomic interval GGAGCTTCGCCTGCATCGCGGTGAACGCGGTGCCGAGCGGCGCGACGACGTTCTTGTGGCCCGCCTGGTGGACGGCGAGCACGTCGAAGTTGCCCTCGCAGAGGATCGCGTGCGACTCGCGGCGGAGATCGACGCGCGCTTCGTGGAGGCCGAAGAGGAGCTCGCCCTTCTTGTAGAGCGGGCCCTCGGGCGAGTTGACGTACTTCGCGGGCGGGTCCTGGCCCTCGCGGGGCGGATCGTTCGGCGGGGGATCGAGGATGCGGCCGGAGAACGCGACGATGCGCCCGTGCACGTCGGCGATGGGGAACATCAGCCGATGGCGGAAGCGGTCGTAGTACCCGTCGCCGCTGCGGCGCGGGACGATGAGGCCCGCGTTCTCCGCGTCGCGTGCCGAGAAGCCGCGCTCGGCGAGGAAGCGCGCGAGGTGATCCCAGCCGTGCGGCGCGTATCCGAGCCGGTAGGTGCGCGCGGTCTCGAGCGTCACGCTGCGCTTCAGGATCGCGTCGCGCGCCATGCCGCCGAGCGGGTGCTCGTCGATCATCTTCACGAAGAAGCCCGCGGCGGCCTCGGTGCACGCGAGCAGGCGATCGCGCTCCTGGCGCGCCTGGCGGTGCGCGGCCTCTTCGCGCGCGTCCTCGGGGGCGATCTCGATCCCCGCGCGCTCCGCGAGCATCCGCGCGGCCTCGATGAAGCTGCGGCCCTCGAGCTTCATCACGAACGCGAACGCGTCGCCCGAGGCCTGACAGCCGAAGCAGTGGAAGAACTGGCGCTCCGGATGGACGTGGAACGACGGCGTCTTCTCGGAGTGGAACGGGCAGAGCCCCTTGAACTGCGCGCCCGCCCGCTTGAGGGCGACGTACTCGCCGATGAGCGCGACGACGTCGGTTCGTTCGCGGATCTCCGCGATCTTGTCGTCTGCGATCACGCGACCGGGGACTCTGGTGGATGGATGCGTGATCAGCAACGGGGACGAGGTGGGCGCGCGTGAGCGAGCGCCCGTGCGCGTGCGCGGAGCGGGGCGCGGGGCAATAGGATCGGTCGAGTGGGCGCCCACCACGATCACCACCACCACGATCACGACCACGCGCACGATCACGGGCACGACCACGCGGCGGAGATGCGCTCGGCGCCGGCGCGCGCGCTGGGGATCGCGTTCGCGCTGACCGCCACGTTCATGATCGTCGAGGCGGTCGGGGGCGTGGTCTCGAACAGCCTCGCGCTGCTCTCGGACGCAGGGCACATGCTCTCCGACGCGGGCGCGCTCGCGCTGGCGCTCGCAGCCCAGCGCATGGCGGAGCGACCGCGCACGCGAGAGCGCACGTTCGGGTTCCGTCGCGCCGAGACGCTCGCCGCGCTCGCGAACGCCGCGGCGCTCGCGGCGAGCGCGGTGCTCGTCGTCGTCGAGGCGATGCGGCGCTTCGCGACGCCGCAGCCGATCGAGGGCGGGTGGATGCTCGTCGTCGCGACCGTGGGCCTCGCGGTCAACCTCGTGTGCGCGTGGGTGCTCTCGCGCGGGCGCACGACGGCGAACGTGAACGTGCGCGCCGCGCTCGCGCACGTGCTCGCGGACGCGGCGGGCTCGGTCGCGGCGATGGCGGCCGGCGCGGCCGTGATCTGGCTCGGCTGGACGTGGGCGGACGCGGCGAGCTCGCTGCTGATCGCGATCCTGATCGCGATCGCGTCGTGGCGGCTGGTGCGCGCGGCGACGCGCGTGTTGATGGAGGCCGCGCCCGCCGGGCTGGACGTGCACGCGCTCGAGCGGACGATCCGCGAGACGCGCGGAGTCGCGGACATGCACGACCTGCATGCGTGGCGCATCGAGGAAGGCTTCGACGCGGTGACGGTGCACGTCGTGCTCGTGCCGGGCGCGCACGGCGTGGAGGTCGCGTCGGAGGTG includes:
- the dnaG gene encoding DNA primase, which translates into the protein MVVPVIVRVVVIVVVVIVVGAHSTDPIAPRPAPRTRTGARSRAPTSSPLLITHPSTRVPGRVIADDKIAEIRERTDVVALIGEYVALKRAGAQFKGLCPFHSEKTPSFHVHPERQFFHCFGCQASGDAFAFVMKLEGRSFIEAARMLAERAGIEIAPEDAREEAAHRQARQERDRLLACTEAAAGFFVKMIDEHPLGGMARDAILKRSVTLETARTYRLGYAPHGWDHLARFLAERGFSARDAENAGLIVPRRSGDGYYDRFRHRLMFPIADVHGRIVAFSGRILDPPPNDPPREGQDPPAKYVNSPEGPLYKKGELLFGLHEARVDLRRESHAILCEGNFDVLAVHQAGHKNVVAPLGTAFTAMQAKLLRRYVAKVTLLFDGDRAGRKAVAAAHPLLSGEALVTKVASLPPGEDPDSYVRAKGPEALRDLIAAGLPIVEHLIESSAADAGADPAARAAAIESLGPVLMAIRNPVEARLWVERIAQAFEIHDLEAVRRQLRKGIRQPTRKPTQGSPPDTAPKPPSPPPEYPEIEKDVVGAMLDHPGLLGSSEAAMLDALLTSEDLRAILRHAAHLVGSRGVVDAAALLASIGESPARTWLEERLSVQTFDAAGAESFLRTALPHLRKRRIERELRALAPLIKQALVRGDVERATELMRRRDELYRMAAQPQPSAEKS
- a CDS encoding cation diffusion facilitator family transporter; this encodes MGAHHDHHHHDHDHAHDHGHDHAAEMRSAPARALGIAFALTATFMIVEAVGGVVSNSLALLSDAGHMLSDAGALALALAAQRMAERPRTRERTFGFRRAETLAALANAAALAASAVLVVVEAMRRFATPQPIEGGWMLVVATVGLAVNLVCAWVLSRGRTTANVNVRAALAHVLADAAGSVAAMAAGAAVIWLGWTWADAASSLLIAILIAIASWRLVRAATRVLMEAAPAGLDVHALERTIRETRGVADMHDLHAWRIEEGFDAVTVHVVLVPGAHGVEVASEVSSRIHEVHGIQHVTVQPEAPSRESELVPVSALTRRASKP